The following coding sequences lie in one Glycine max cultivar Williams 82 chromosome 19, Glycine_max_v4.0, whole genome shotgun sequence genomic window:
- the LOC100806810 gene encoding probable L-gulonolactone oxidase 4, with the protein MPLLCLKGMAQLPFTHTLVLIFFLCFYVALPTPEDPIKCTSKNTNCTITNSYGIFPDRSICGAEQVFYPTEEEELVKVVASASQSKKKMKVATRFSHSIPKWVCPEGQKGWLISTKYLNRVLEIEAEKRTITVQSGVTLKQLIDEAAKAGLALPYAPYWWGLTIGGILGTGAHGSSLWGKGSSVHEQVVELRIVRPTGPQDGYAKVHTLSHQEDDQHLNAAKLSLGLLGVISQITLKLEPLFKRSITYLTKNDSDLGDQAAAFGQQHEFADIIWYPNQHKAVYRVDDRVPMNTSGNGVYDFIPFRSTPSLELALIRTTEDVQESTRDADGKCLLAKTTTNTLKATAYGLTNNGMIFTGFPVVGFHNHLQASGSCLEIDMNAKITSCPWDFRVKGEFFHQTAFSIGLSVVKNFIEDVQKLVELEPKRFCGIEIYNGILMRYVKASSAYLGKQEDAIDFDITYYRSKDPMTPRLYEDIIEEVEQLGIFKYGGLPHWGKNRNVAFEGVINKYKNAGKFFKVKDEYDSQGLFSSEWSDQVLGLKEGLTISKDGCALEGLCICSQDNHCAPSKGYFCRPGKVYKEARICTRLGY; encoded by the exons ATGCCATTATTGTGCTTAAAGGGAATGGCACAGCTACCCTTCACACACACTCTTGTTCTCATCTTTTTCCTATGTTTCTATGTTGCACTCCCAACTCCGGAGGATCCCATCAAGTGCACCTCAAAGAACACAAACTGCACCATCACAAACTCCTACGGCATATTCCCTGACCGAAGCATATGCGGAGCAGaacaagtgttttaccctacaGAAGAAGAAGAGCTGGTGAAAGTGGTTGCATCAGCGAGTCAAAGCAAAAAGAAGATGAAAGTAGCGACCCGTTTCTCCCACAGCATTCCCAAGTGGGTGTGCCCTGAGGGCCAAAAAGGGTGGCTAATAAGCACCAAGTATCTGAACCGCGTATTGGAAATTGAGGCGGAGAAAAGGACAATAACGGTGCAGAGTGGCGTGACATTGAAGCAGCTCATTGATGAGGCTGCAAAAGCGGGGTTGGCATTGCCGTATGCGCCGTATTGGTGGGGTTTGACGATCGGGGGCATTTTGGGAACAGGGGCTCATGGAAGCTCCTTGTGGGGGAAAGGAAGTTCGGTTCATGAACAGGTGGTGGAGCTTAGAATTGTTAGACCCACAGGTCCTCAAGATGGATATGCTAAGGTTCACACCCTAAGTCATCAAGAAGATGATCAACATCTCAATGCAGCAAAACTTTCACTAGGTTTGCTTGGAGTCATTTCACAG ATTACTTTGAAACTGGAACCTCTTTTCAAGCGATCCATTACCTATTTGACAAAAAACGATTCGGATTTGGGGGACCAAGCCGCAGCATTTGGACAGCAACATGAGTTTGCAGATATAATTTGGTACCCAAATCAACACAAGGCTGTATATCGTGTTGATGATCGTGTCCCCATGAATACATCAGGGAATGGTGTCTATGATTTCATCCCTTTCCGTTCCACTCCTTCACTTGAATTAGCACTCATCAGAACCACAG AGGATGTTCAAGAATCTACCCGTGATGCTGACGGGAAGTGCTTACTCGCGAAGACAACCACGAATACCCTTAAGGCCACTGCCTATGGACTAACTAACAATG GTATGATCTTCACTGGATTCCCTGTAGTTGGATTTCATAACCACCTTCAGGCTTCGGGGTCATGCCTAGAAATTGATATGAATGCAAAGATCACATCATGTCCTTGGGATTTCAGGGTCAAAGGAGAGTTCTTTCACCAAACCGCATTTAGCATTGGCTTGTCTGTGGTAAAGAACTTTATTGAAGACGTGCAAAAACTAGTTGAATTGGAACCAAAGCGATTTTGTGGAATAGAGATCTACAACGGAATTCTAATGCGTTATGTCAAGGCTTCAAGTGCATACTTGGGGAAACAGGAGGATGCCATAGACTTTGATATCACATACTACCGTAGCAAAGACCCGATGACTCCTAGGCTTTATGAAGACATTATTGAAGAAGTTGAACAGTTAGGAATTTTCAAATATGGAGGTCTACCCCATTGGGGTAAGAACAGGAACGTGGCATTTGAAGGAGTAATCAACAAGTACAAAAATGCAGGGAAATTTTTTAAGGTCAAAGATGAGTATGATTCACAAGGGCTATTCTCTAGTGAGTGGTCAGACCAAGTGCTTGGTCTAAAAGAAGGGTTAACAATATCAAAGGATGGGTGCGCATTAGAAGGTCTGTGTATATGCTCGCAGGACAACCATTGTGCACCAAGCAAAGGCTACTTTTGCAGACCAGGCAAAGTCTATAAGGAAGCAAGGATTTGTACTCGTCTAGGATATTAA